One genomic region from Methanocaldococcus fervens AG86 encodes:
- the mptD gene encoding dihydroneopterin aldolase, with protein sequence MRVEETEIFKKYFENLTDRERAVFEGGITLGALFHQFVGTPVSKDNKESLERAIEEAMKNQPCVYDIKVKIKDVGEKYTSLDGRMLDVDLKIKINRTIAHLKLEYIAEIDYPLMYVKELYEE encoded by the coding sequence ATGAGGGTAGAAGAAACTGAAATTTTTAAAAAATATTTTGAGAATTTAACTGATAGGGAGAGGGCAGTTTTTGAAGGGGGAATTACATTAGGAGCTTTATTTCATCAGTTTGTTGGCACTCCAGTTAGTAAAGACAACAAAGAGTCCTTAGAGAGAGCTATAGAAGAGGCTATGAAAAATCAGCCATGCGTTTATGACATAAAAGTTAAAATTAAAGATGTTGGGGAAAAATATACTTCTTTAGATGGAAGAATGTTGGATGTTGACTTAAAAATTAAAATAAACAGGACAATTGCCCATTTAAAACTTGAGTATATAGCGGAAATTGATTACCCCCTTATGTATGTAAAAGAGTTGTACGAAGAATAA